A region from the Chitinivibrionales bacterium genome encodes:
- a CDS encoding amidohydrolase family protein — protein MTTLYLAKWILLPSFEILHNGAVSVDSGRIVSAGPKSWARRAENERMVDLGDMLLLPGLINIHTHLEENALRDLPKAEEETFASWIAKRATRLRQVPDAGIENAVRLGGRELLSHGITTAADSSRRGISPRVLAAEPLHSFVFHEAHPESVDEEEKLVPSLSARIGKPAKSGRTGAGPYALYSLSPKAHASLAEFGRRHGYLWSCHVAESAEELQAFSDQTGDLYFHITRKKAWPFGKVTQGSMDFALANNLIPPNAICFHCNYVNGRELERLAELQAAAVLCFQYSQEAGHKAFPLDVAMKRGVLICAATESLSCERSGNLFDELFCARQKYPHVPAAEMLRWITVNPARALGVEEELGAIAPGMTADIVGVRFPQKPGNALLDELILGEPEVRLVIVNGEEIIADY, from the coding sequence ATGACCACCCTCTACCTCGCGAAATGGATCCTTCTCCCCTCGTTTGAAATCCTGCACAACGGCGCGGTGTCGGTCGACAGCGGGCGCATCGTGAGCGCGGGGCCGAAAAGCTGGGCAAGGCGCGCGGAAAACGAGCGCATGGTCGACCTGGGCGACATGCTCCTTCTTCCCGGCCTCATCAACATCCACACCCATCTCGAGGAAAACGCGTTGCGCGACCTTCCCAAGGCCGAGGAGGAGACCTTTGCGTCGTGGATCGCCAAGCGCGCGACGCGGCTGCGGCAGGTGCCGGACGCGGGCATCGAAAACGCGGTGCGGCTCGGCGGCCGGGAACTGCTTTCGCACGGCATCACCACGGCGGCCGACAGTTCGCGGCGCGGCATTTCCCCCCGCGTGCTCGCGGCCGAGCCGCTGCATTCGTTCGTGTTCCACGAAGCGCATCCGGAAAGCGTTGACGAAGAGGAAAAGCTTGTGCCGTCGCTTTCGGCGCGCATCGGCAAGCCGGCGAAAAGCGGCCGGACCGGAGCCGGGCCCTATGCCCTGTATTCCCTGTCCCCGAAGGCGCACGCTTCGCTTGCCGAATTCGGCAGGCGGCACGGGTATTTGTGGTCATGCCATGTCGCGGAAAGCGCAGAAGAGCTCCAGGCGTTTTCGGACCAGACGGGCGACCTGTATTTCCACATCACCAGAAAAAAGGCCTGGCCTTTCGGCAAGGTGACGCAGGGCTCGATGGATTTTGCGCTCGCCAACAACCTGATCCCGCCCAACGCGATCTGCTTCCATTGCAATTATGTCAACGGCAGGGAGCTCGAGCGGCTCGCCGAGCTTCAGGCGGCCGCGGTGCTCTGCTTCCAGTATTCACAGGAGGCGGGCCACAAGGCGTTCCCGCTTGACGTGGCCATGAAGCGCGGGGTTCTCATCTGCGCCGCGACCGAAAGCCTGTCGTGCGAGCGCTCCGGCAACCTGTTCGACGAGCTGTTCTGCGCGCGCCAAAAATATCCCCATGTCCCGGCGGCGGAAATGCTGCGGTGGATCACGGTCAACCCGGCCCGGGCGCTGGGCGTGGAAGAAGAGCTCGGCGCCATTGCGCCGGGCATGACGGCCGACATCGTGGGCGTGCGGTTTCCGCAAAAGCCGGGAAATGCACTGCTGGACGAACTGATACTCGGGGAACCAGAGGTGAGGTTGGTGATTGTCAATGGGGAGGAGATTATTGCGGATTATTAA
- a CDS encoding T9SS type A sorting domain-containing protein, which produces MFSKSKLLVLFLAVCVFAAPETKTATSGQFSFVQGVGVYQPRLFNLDAMYFTCKKLVNGKGAISFSWSLPGMKADNGKISVFTVAGKLIRSFDIKSQEGRISWNMPSRMASGVYFATLTYGAFKKNAKILY; this is translated from the coding sequence ATGTTTTCTAAAAGCAAGTTACTGGTGCTGTTCCTGGCAGTCTGCGTTTTCGCGGCGCCGGAAACAAAAACGGCAACCAGTGGGCAATTCTCTTTTGTGCAGGGAGTGGGCGTGTACCAGCCCAGGCTGTTCAATTTGGATGCGATGTATTTCACCTGTAAGAAGCTGGTGAACGGAAAAGGGGCCATTTCTTTTTCCTGGTCTCTTCCCGGCATGAAGGCCGACAATGGAAAAATCTCCGTATTCACGGTTGCGGGAAAATTGATTAGGTCGTTTGACATTAAATCTCAGGAGGGAAGGATCTCCTGGAACATGCCTTCCAGAATGGCGAGCGGCGTTTATTTTGCAACGCTCACCTATGGAGCATTCAAGAAAAACGCAAAAATACTTTATTAA
- the yajC gene encoding preprotein translocase subunit YajC, whose amino-acid sequence MKSHLIAAIVLFNACLLFAQDKAVQKPVGSNPMAPFLLIIIIFLIFYVLIFLPQRKKQKETQTMLDKLKKGDKVVTIGGVLGTVGNVKDSTVMVKIADNTVVEFKKTAISSVVSDDKPEKSDGTDKKETKG is encoded by the coding sequence ATGAAGAGCCATCTGATTGCCGCCATCGTTCTGTTCAACGCGTGCCTCCTGTTTGCGCAGGACAAGGCAGTCCAGAAACCGGTCGGGTCGAATCCCATGGCGCCGTTCCTGCTGATCATCATCATTTTCCTGATTTTTTACGTCCTGATATTCCTTCCGCAGCGGAAAAAGCAGAAGGAAACGCAGACCATGCTCGACAAACTTAAGAAAGGGGACAAGGTCGTGACCATCGGCGGCGTGCTCGGCACCGTGGGCAACGTGAAGGACAGCACCGTGATGGTGAAAATCGCCGACAACACGGTCGTGGAATTCAAAAAGACCGCCATCTCCTCCGTTGTCAGCGATGACAAACCGGAAAAATCAGACGGTACCGACAAGAAGGAAACAAAAGGATAA
- a CDS encoding SpoIID/LytB domain-containing protein: MNRLFFRKTVLIRPRFLYLFSKMTARLAIPFLFTAFAVVLECVPPQANGSRWYFLSSPKKKAPPPQPAETGAQVAQNAAPAPDTMRDRRGLDKVQPAPVQKENAAEMPFHVPFTTVRIVLFQGLSQAAVLSSSSLDLLKGGTPGAVSLRGGAVIERGDAYGRAFFQAPGLGRIVAALPCTLFAKSEFNIVKIENLSCRGSVIVAPEQGGLFTLVNFVNVEDYLRGVVPLEVGKGSDDIVEAVKAQAVAARTYTYRKMQDNAGSSFDLSATVADQVYGGVAAESELCSKAIRATRGEVMLYGDSLICAYYHSTCGGRTASIEDAWNKPAQGYLRSVDDNNGMSGPFCSASPSFAWEEVWPLPQFSYIVNRYSREAFPQNPASGEVRAVSVDARFSCGRVRQCTVRTTNGTFVYGGDKIRFVFRRNTAGFPILKSSCITSVSVQTGTVTMRGRGYGHGVGMCQMGAIGRARAGQTYEEILKAYYTGITVKKVAE, encoded by the coding sequence TTGAACAGGTTGTTTTTCCGCAAGACCGTTTTGATCCGCCCGCGTTTTCTATATTTGTTTTCAAAAATGACCGCCCGTCTCGCGATCCCGTTTCTTTTTACCGCATTCGCCGTTGTATTGGAGTGCGTGCCGCCCCAGGCGAATGGGTCCCGATGGTATTTTTTGTCATCGCCGAAAAAGAAAGCGCCCCCGCCGCAGCCTGCCGAAACCGGGGCGCAAGTTGCCCAGAATGCCGCACCCGCACCGGATACGATGCGCGACAGGCGGGGCCTTGACAAAGTGCAACCAGCCCCTGTCCAGAAGGAAAATGCGGCGGAAATGCCTTTTCACGTTCCCTTCACCACGGTGCGCATCGTGCTGTTCCAGGGTCTGTCGCAGGCGGCGGTGCTCTCGTCGTCGTCCCTCGACCTTTTGAAAGGCGGCACTCCCGGCGCCGTGTCGCTGCGGGGCGGGGCGGTCATCGAGCGCGGCGACGCGTACGGCAGGGCGTTTTTCCAGGCGCCGGGCCTGGGCAGGATCGTGGCGGCGCTCCCCTGCACCTTGTTTGCGAAAAGCGAATTCAACATTGTAAAGATCGAAAACCTGTCATGCCGCGGATCGGTGATTGTCGCGCCTGAACAGGGCGGCCTTTTCACGCTCGTTAATTTTGTCAACGTGGAAGATTATCTGCGCGGGGTGGTGCCGCTCGAGGTGGGCAAGGGAAGCGACGACATCGTTGAGGCGGTCAAGGCGCAGGCGGTGGCCGCTCGCACCTATACCTACCGAAAAATGCAGGACAACGCGGGTTCGTCCTTTGACCTTTCCGCCACGGTCGCCGACCAGGTGTACGGCGGCGTTGCCGCGGAATCGGAACTCTGCAGCAAGGCGATCCGCGCCACGCGAGGCGAGGTCATGCTGTACGGCGACAGCCTCATCTGCGCCTATTACCATTCCACCTGCGGCGGAAGGACCGCAAGCATCGAGGACGCGTGGAACAAGCCGGCGCAGGGTTACTTGCGCTCGGTTGACGACAACAACGGGATGTCGGGCCCGTTCTGCTCGGCGTCGCCGTCGTTTGCCTGGGAGGAGGTGTGGCCCCTTCCGCAGTTTTCTTATATTGTCAACCGCTATTCGCGGGAGGCGTTCCCGCAGAACCCGGCCTCGGGCGAGGTGCGCGCCGTGTCCGTTGATGCGCGTTTTTCCTGCGGCAGGGTGCGGCAATGCACCGTGCGCACGACAAACGGGACCTTTGTGTACGGCGGCGATAAAATCCGGTTCGTGTTCCGCAGGAACACGGCGGGATTTCCCATTCTCAAAAGCAGCTGCATCACGAGTGTGTCGGTGCAGACGGGCACCGTGACCATGCGGGGCAGGGGATACGGCCACGGCGTCGGAATGTGCCAGATGGGGGCGATTGGCAGGGCACGGGCGGGGCAAACCTATGAAGAAATATTAAAAGCGTATTACACGGGGATAACGGTAAAGAAAGTTGCCGAGTGA
- a CDS encoding glycoside hydrolase family 3 C-terminal domain-containing protein produces the protein MLKKISALLIIFSASIFALPSYPTYLDSVVVPVKVISGSGTTWSGKVNYWLRVGDNDSLSISLQINPVGGAPACNISNTSGDVGTIQWANGINGKREIFFDCTFPTAPMATDKYTATVTILADQSNLEKTARNVLAGIPNSQKCGMLAGTGCFCTFDVTGVTAPSPFTTVVGFHMCDGPLGINMRDPNHVKCATLYPAPSARANAFDTSLSYHIGLAIGSEAKTANPPCGQNTIQNQNVNLAPMLNMVRDPRGGRDFETYGEDPFLTAWLATVDTRGRQANGIIAVPKHFVCNDQELNRETSSSNVDDTTLHQSYAYPFEMVVREAKPWGLMAAYNKLNGTLCTEDTSLLAGIAKREWGFRGFIVSDWYTWMGPAAIGSGLDIEMDWVNIFGKMCDGTVPQDTIDQKVLDQLRGKIWTGCVADFSALNGTSTINSPDHDTLAVKGAHESLVLVKNDSILVGGVKQAPLLPLNKTALNSVAVVGPYANLMRIGAECEGTSARVDPCQNVIVTPLTAIQNKIGAAKVTTTWANADVVIVFVGIPSTQDNAACEGHDRPDVVLPVSEDGTDQNALVQSILAAGKKTIVVLTGGAAVSQGAWSNASSILVAFFPGQGQGDAIADVLFGDYNPSGKLSVSFPKTAADLPPFTAEGAASKQYQYEGPSDGKGYSYYLKTGKIPLFWFGWGLHYCTYTYSNMVCPRCAAIGSKVSVSVDVTNNGPIAGDEIVQLYLSQKTPIAARPIKQLRGFARVSVTPGHTQTVNFNLREWDFAHWVHGSGWTVDPNSTYNISIEKYANDPNALVSSITLDPAAGGCQ, from the coding sequence ATGTTGAAAAAAATCTCTGCACTACTCATTATCTTTTCGGCAAGCATATTTGCTCTGCCTTCCTATCCTACTTATTTGGACAGCGTCGTGGTACCGGTCAAGGTGATTTCCGGTTCGGGAACGACCTGGTCGGGCAAAGTCAATTATTGGCTGCGGGTCGGCGACAATGATTCGCTCAGCATCAGCCTGCAAATCAATCCGGTGGGCGGCGCGCCTGCCTGCAACATCTCCAACACCTCAGGCGATGTGGGCACGATCCAATGGGCAAACGGTATCAACGGAAAGCGCGAGATTTTCTTTGACTGCACTTTTCCCACAGCACCTATGGCCACCGACAAATATACCGCCACGGTTACGATTCTTGCAGACCAGAGCAACCTTGAAAAAACCGCGCGCAATGTACTTGCAGGAATCCCCAATAGCCAGAAATGCGGCATGCTCGCAGGCACAGGATGTTTCTGTACCTTCGATGTGACCGGCGTCACCGCCCCCTCTCCCTTTACCACGGTTGTGGGGTTCCATATGTGTGATGGACCGCTGGGAATCAACATGAGAGACCCCAACCACGTCAAATGTGCCACGCTGTATCCCGCGCCCTCAGCACGCGCAAATGCTTTTGACACGAGCCTTTCCTACCATATCGGACTTGCCATCGGCAGCGAGGCAAAGACCGCTAACCCTCCTTGCGGACAAAATACCATTCAAAATCAAAACGTTAACCTCGCTCCCATGCTCAACATGGTGAGGGACCCGCGCGGCGGCAGGGACTTTGAAACCTATGGCGAAGATCCTTTTCTCACGGCATGGTTGGCGACCGTGGACACGCGCGGCAGGCAGGCTAACGGCATTATTGCCGTGCCAAAACATTTTGTTTGCAACGATCAGGAATTGAACAGGGAAACTTCATCGAGCAATGTGGACGACACAACGCTGCATCAGAGCTATGCCTATCCCTTTGAAATGGTCGTGAGAGAGGCGAAGCCGTGGGGCCTCATGGCCGCCTACAATAAATTAAACGGCACGCTCTGCACCGAAGACACCTCATTGCTCGCCGGCATTGCAAAACGGGAATGGGGGTTCAGGGGATTCATCGTTTCCGACTGGTACACGTGGATGGGACCCGCCGCCATCGGTTCCGGCCTCGATATCGAAATGGACTGGGTCAATATTTTCGGAAAAATGTGCGACGGCACCGTGCCTCAGGATACCATTGACCAGAAGGTCCTTGACCAGTTGCGCGGAAAAATCTGGACTGGCTGTGTAGCGGATTTCAGTGCTTTGAACGGAACAAGCACCATTAACAGTCCTGACCATGATACCCTTGCAGTCAAGGGAGCGCACGAATCGCTCGTGCTGGTTAAAAACGATTCAATTCTTGTGGGCGGCGTAAAACAGGCGCCGCTGCTCCCGCTCAATAAAACGGCCCTTAATTCCGTTGCGGTTGTCGGGCCCTATGCCAATCTGATGAGAATCGGCGCGGAATGCGAGGGCACGAGCGCGCGCGTCGACCCATGTCAAAATGTGATCGTGACACCCCTCACGGCTATTCAGAATAAAATCGGGGCCGCAAAGGTTACCACCACGTGGGCCAATGCCGACGTCGTGATCGTGTTTGTCGGTATTCCTTCCACCCAAGACAATGCCGCGTGCGAGGGCCATGACAGGCCTGATGTCGTGCTTCCGGTCAGTGAAGACGGCACGGACCAGAATGCGCTGGTCCAATCCATACTCGCGGCAGGCAAGAAAACGATCGTGGTGCTCACCGGCGGAGCAGCGGTGAGCCAGGGCGCATGGAGCAATGCATCTTCGATACTCGTTGCTTTTTTCCCCGGCCAGGGGCAGGGTGACGCGATCGCAGATGTTCTGTTCGGCGACTACAATCCGAGCGGAAAGCTCAGCGTTTCTTTCCCCAAGACTGCTGCGGATCTGCCGCCGTTTACCGCGGAAGGCGCGGCGAGCAAGCAGTACCAGTATGAGGGGCCATCCGACGGAAAGGGATATTCTTATTATTTAAAAACCGGGAAAATCCCCCTGTTCTGGTTCGGATGGGGCCTGCACTATTGCACTTATACCTATAGCAATATGGTATGTCCCAGATGCGCGGCGATCGGCTCAAAGGTCAGCGTTTCGGTCGATGTCACGAACAACGGGCCCATAGCTGGCGACGAAATCGTCCAGCTTTATCTGAGTCAGAAAACGCCCATTGCGGCAAGGCCAATAAAGCAGCTCAGGGGATTTGCGAGGGTGAGCGTGACCCCGGGCCATACCCAAACGGTCAACTTTAATTTGAGAGAATGGGATTTTGCCCACTGGGTACATGGATCCGGCTGGACGGTTGATCCTAACAGCACCTACAATATTTCCATTGAAAAGTACGCGAATGATCCTAATGCCTTGGTTTCATCAATTACTTTGGATCCTGCAGCAGGCGGGTGCCAATAA
- a CDS encoding tetratricopeptide repeat protein — protein sequence MAVVAGCVLWCCVFPALAGGPSDKTANALIQTADAQFRERHDSAGAETCIKIYQLDNVPYRQYLINAGEGFERAGMKALAKKAYTEYLEKYGADPRAVSHLAILEFGDRYYGRVVDLLTRIPLQVAAQDQLCMILAESHNEMGQFDKTVALLSQPKYQKNRQALELLAFSSARLHDYAASLSCYERLLAFAPAEKKTEYVFRMGQVYEDMGEKDKAMQCYQKNLADYQPHWPTYERLAAMLLQDRLFQQAQQLLEKAISLPNAKPVFKKMLGQSLAEQGDRPSAVNWYRQYLDAVPDDSTAWCELGSVFFQQEHFQEAVEALKKSVALQPLNAECLIMLGTCYCRLNDSASAVAPLETARTINKYDIRALSQLAGYYRMKHDSKNIASVLKDWTIADPKNSQPKFELGNMYMWDQKYRDAIPVLEGASELDSTNLQIHLMLAKAYEKTGNESARLLHLKKAVTYGSGSADAQYEYGRFFTARNQFTYARQFLAKAAALDPNRAAAHYEFGRVLFALGEKDSALQHFNTCLQIEPNNNAYIVQFVQAAHDVGRKEMALDYITKALARDTANPEILQWTGVLYRECGYDDTAKQILLKAITIDKNCASCYKYLADIYRTNADYDLAVKFYKQSLSVGSFSEAASIGLGVSLMLSGDLDRALMMFEKIFSENPKGEEALYRLCSVYIRMDSLDIAKTLYTRYEAGRKSAWLRLIQGELAEEENRFDDALAAYNAAVAIMPENALAHAGAGRINLVKKQFEKAAENFGSALARDAHNVDFTLCMGKAYEGMGQSQAAFDLYTEVEKKSPKNPEVFYVMGRALSRQKLHDKALATLLHGIEVSPKYTALYFGLGHEYRAVGKFKESIESFKKCVSNKADEKRYIDAYKIIGNIYYSDLKDNGKAKEFLNKYIKAGGKDDKVNEMLSSIK from the coding sequence ATGGCGGTCGTCGCCGGGTGCGTCCTATGGTGCTGCGTGTTTCCGGCACTGGCGGGAGGCCCTTCGGACAAAACCGCGAACGCGCTCATTCAGACGGCCGATGCGCAGTTCAGGGAAAGGCACGACAGCGCCGGCGCTGAAACCTGCATTAAAATATACCAGCTGGACAACGTTCCCTACCGGCAATACCTCATCAATGCCGGCGAGGGGTTTGAGCGGGCGGGGATGAAAGCCTTGGCCAAAAAAGCATACACCGAGTACCTTGAAAAATACGGGGCCGACCCGCGCGCGGTATCTCATCTTGCAATCCTCGAATTCGGCGACCGCTATTACGGCCGCGTGGTTGACCTGCTCACGAGAATCCCGCTGCAGGTGGCGGCGCAGGACCAGCTGTGCATGATCCTCGCCGAATCGCACAACGAGATGGGTCAGTTCGACAAGACCGTTGCCCTGCTTTCCCAGCCTAAATACCAGAAGAACAGGCAGGCGCTCGAGCTTCTGGCATTTTCAAGCGCGCGCCTGCACGACTATGCCGCGTCGCTGTCGTGCTACGAGCGGCTGCTCGCCTTTGCCCCTGCCGAAAAAAAAACCGAGTATGTTTTCCGCATGGGGCAGGTGTACGAAGACATGGGCGAGAAAGACAAGGCCATGCAATGCTACCAGAAAAATCTGGCCGACTATCAGCCGCATTGGCCCACCTATGAGCGGCTCGCGGCAATGCTGCTGCAGGACCGGCTTTTCCAGCAGGCGCAGCAGCTGCTCGAAAAAGCAATCTCGCTGCCCAATGCAAAGCCGGTGTTTAAAAAAATGCTGGGCCAGAGCCTGGCGGAACAGGGCGACAGACCGTCCGCCGTCAACTGGTACCGGCAGTACCTTGATGCGGTGCCCGACGATTCAACGGCGTGGTGCGAGCTCGGATCGGTCTTTTTTCAGCAGGAGCATTTTCAGGAGGCGGTCGAGGCGCTTAAAAAGTCCGTTGCGCTGCAGCCGCTGAACGCCGAATGCCTGATCATGCTCGGCACCTGCTACTGCAGGCTCAACGACTCGGCTTCGGCGGTCGCGCCGCTCGAGACCGCGCGCACCATTAACAAATACGACATCAGGGCGCTCTCGCAGCTCGCCGGATACTACCGCATGAAGCACGACAGCAAGAACATCGCAAGTGTGCTCAAGGACTGGACCATTGCAGACCCGAAGAATTCCCAGCCCAAGTTCGAGTTGGGGAATATGTATATGTGGGACCAGAAATACCGGGACGCGATCCCGGTGCTTGAAGGCGCGAGTGAACTCGACAGTACAAACCTGCAGATACACCTCATGCTGGCAAAGGCCTACGAAAAGACCGGCAACGAATCCGCCAGGCTCCTGCACCTTAAAAAGGCGGTCACCTACGGATCAGGCAGCGCGGATGCCCAGTATGAATACGGACGGTTCTTCACGGCCCGCAACCAATTCACCTATGCGCGGCAGTTCCTGGCAAAGGCCGCCGCTCTTGACCCGAACAGGGCGGCGGCGCATTACGAGTTCGGCCGCGTGCTTTTTGCGCTGGGAGAAAAAGACAGCGCCCTTCAGCATTTCAACACCTGCCTGCAGATCGAGCCCAACAACAACGCGTATATCGTGCAATTCGTACAGGCCGCTCACGACGTGGGAAGAAAAGAAATGGCGCTTGACTACATCACCAAGGCGCTTGCCCGCGACACGGCCAATCCCGAGATACTCCAGTGGACCGGGGTATTGTACCGGGAATGCGGGTACGACGACACGGCAAAGCAGATCCTTCTCAAGGCGATCACGATCGACAAGAACTGCGCGTCCTGCTATAAATACCTCGCCGACATCTACCGCACCAACGCCGATTACGACCTTGCGGTGAAATTCTACAAGCAGTCGCTTTCCGTGGGAAGTTTCAGCGAGGCCGCATCCATAGGCCTTGGCGTGTCGCTGATGCTGTCGGGCGATCTCGACCGCGCGCTCATGATGTTCGAAAAGATTTTTTCGGAAAATCCCAAGGGCGAGGAGGCGCTGTACCGCCTGTGTTCCGTTTACATCCGCATGGACAGCCTCGACATCGCCAAGACGCTTTACACCCGCTACGAGGCCGGCCGCAAAAGCGCGTGGCTGCGCCTCATCCAGGGCGAACTGGCGGAGGAAGAAAACAGGTTCGATGACGCGCTCGCCGCATACAATGCCGCCGTCGCGATCATGCCCGAAAACGCTCTCGCGCACGCGGGCGCGGGCCGCATCAACCTTGTCAAGAAGCAGTTTGAAAAGGCGGCGGAAAATTTCGGCAGCGCGCTCGCCCGCGACGCGCACAACGTCGACTTCACGCTCTGCATGGGCAAGGCGTACGAGGGAATGGGCCAGAGCCAGGCCGCCTTCGACCTTTACACCGAGGTGGAGAAGAAATCGCCGAAGAACCCCGAGGTGTTTTACGTGATGGGCCGCGCCCTGAGCAGGCAGAAGCTGCACGACAAGGCACTCGCCACGCTCCTGCACGGCATTGAGGTCAGCCCCAAATACACGGCGCTGTATTTCGGTCTGGGCCACGAATACCGCGCGGTGGGGAAGTTCAAGGAATCTATTGAGTCGTTCAAGAAGTGTGTGAGCAACAAAGCCGACGAGAAACGGTATATCGACGCCTATAAGATCATCGGCAACATTTACTACAGCGACCTCAAGGATAATGGAAAGGCAAAGGAGTTTTTAAACAAATATATAAAGGCGGGCGGGAAGGACGACAAGGTGAATGAGATGCTGAGCAGCATAAAATAA
- a CDS encoding SDR family oxidoreductase — translation MAITPLALITGATSGIGKSFAESLASQGYDLVITGRRRQILEKFAAELESHYGTSVKVVIADFGEKKDLDGLISLVKSLARIDILINNAGFGLKNAFAIESPENIGRMIQVHAAATVLMTHAALPRMIAAKKGVIINVSSLAAVLPLPGSEIYSATKSFLNGFSKSLSLSLRRQGIKVQALCPGFTRTDFHAKLDLAPAQLKNAGPVRWMSSDDVVAESLAALKKGKKIVVVPGFWNKALYLFIRFVPWGFYAWVVTTFFLRSDKNQVFKKRAVNKSNDSPPS, via the coding sequence ATGGCCATCACCCCCCTCGCCCTCATCACCGGTGCCACCAGCGGCATAGGAAAGTCGTTTGCCGAAAGCCTTGCGTCGCAGGGATACGACCTTGTCATTACCGGAAGGCGCAGGCAGATCCTCGAGAAGTTCGCGGCGGAGCTTGAATCGCATTACGGCACCTCGGTGAAGGTGGTGATCGCGGACTTCGGCGAGAAAAAAGACCTCGACGGCCTTATCTCTCTTGTCAAGTCCCTTGCCCGCATCGACATCCTCATCAATAACGCCGGTTTCGGCCTTAAAAACGCTTTTGCAATCGAAAGCCCGGAAAACATCGGCAGGATGATACAGGTGCACGCTGCGGCGACGGTGCTGATGACGCATGCCGCGCTTCCCAGGATGATCGCCGCGAAAAAAGGCGTCATCATCAATGTTTCCTCGCTTGCGGCGGTTTTACCGCTGCCGGGATCGGAAATTTATTCCGCGACAAAGTCCTTTCTCAACGGGTTTTCCAAATCCCTTTCACTGTCGTTGCGCAGGCAGGGGATTAAGGTCCAAGCGCTCTGCCCCGGATTCACGCGCACCGATTTCCATGCCAAACTCGACCTTGCCCCTGCTCAACTCAAAAACGCGGGCCCGGTGCGGTGGATGTCGAGCGACGATGTGGTTGCCGAATCTCTTGCTGCGCTGAAGAAGGGAAAAAAGATCGTTGTCGTGCCTGGTTTCTGGAACAAGGCCCTGTACCTTTTTATACGGTTCGTACCTTGGGGATTTTACGCGTGGGTCGTCACGACATTTTTTTTAAGGTCCGATAAGAACCAGGTTTTCAAAAAAAGGGCTGTTAACAAATCAAATGATTCCCCGCCCTCCTAA
- the def gene encoding peptide deformylase, which translates to MLEILLYGDPILRKKAKPVAVFDAKLRAFLDEMIETMKERDGVGLAAPQVGDSRRIVVIDATKGEAPAMVLVNPEFTFKSKELEEREEGCLSFPDIHLDIKRPAVVSVKAFDENGKEILIEKADGLLCRALQHEIDHCDGLLIIDQVSLLQRKLLSSKLKKISAAGPGRPAPSRRAKAV; encoded by the coding sequence ATGCTCGAAATCCTTTTATACGGCGATCCCATCCTCCGCAAAAAGGCGAAGCCGGTCGCGGTCTTTGACGCGAAGCTCAGGGCATTTCTCGATGAGATGATAGAGACCATGAAGGAGCGCGACGGCGTGGGCCTGGCCGCTCCGCAGGTGGGCGATTCGAGGAGGATCGTGGTGATCGACGCCACCAAGGGGGAGGCGCCGGCCATGGTGCTTGTCAACCCGGAATTCACCTTCAAGTCAAAGGAGCTTGAGGAGCGCGAGGAGGGGTGCCTGAGCTTTCCCGACATCCACCTCGACATCAAGCGGCCCGCTGTCGTGTCGGTAAAGGCATTCGACGAGAACGGCAAGGAAATCCTCATCGAAAAGGCGGACGGCCTTCTGTGCCGCGCGCTCCAGCACGAGATTGACCATTGCGACGGGCTGCTCATCATCGACCAGGTGTCGCTCCTGCAGCGCAAGCTCCTCTCCAGCAAGCTTAAAAAGATATCCGCCGCGGGTCCGGGCCGGCCGGCCCCTTCGCGCAGGGCAAAAGCCGTTTGA